Proteins found in one Pseudomonas sp. P8_241 genomic segment:
- a CDS encoding AraC family transcriptional regulator, with translation MPVQARTAVLTNYLDVARHLRLNANVLLAEVGLSPSMLADQSQRIPATTGIILLEKSALLSGCDTFGLRMAELRQLADFGEVSLLLSHQNNLRDALKVIVHYRQLINDSLAIFVEESGKTVIIREELVTDMGTNNRQSIELLIAVMHRFCAALLGAHWNPINVCFTHDAPADLSVHRRIFGCKVDFGCEFNGIVCPASNLDAANPLANEAMARHAQRYLDSLLREYGNSVAFDVRKSIYLLLPMGRATIAQIAQSLGMNVRTLQRRLGEEGASFSELISCVRRDLVVRYLENPAYSLGRIADMLGYSMPNSFTRWFVSQFNMPPATWRSEHRIGMRKDS, from the coding sequence ATGCCCGTACAAGCACGAACCGCCGTACTGACCAACTACCTGGATGTGGCTCGCCATCTGCGGCTGAACGCCAACGTCCTGCTGGCCGAAGTGGGTTTGAGCCCTTCGATGCTGGCCGACCAAAGCCAGCGTATTCCGGCCACGACCGGCATCATCCTGCTGGAGAAATCAGCGCTTCTGAGTGGGTGTGACACCTTCGGCCTGCGTATGGCCGAGCTGCGTCAACTGGCAGATTTTGGTGAAGTGAGTCTGCTGCTCAGTCACCAGAACAATCTTCGTGACGCGCTGAAAGTGATCGTGCATTACCGTCAACTGATCAACGATTCACTGGCGATTTTCGTCGAAGAATCCGGCAAGACGGTGATCATTCGCGAAGAACTGGTGACCGACATGGGCACCAACAATCGCCAGTCGATCGAACTGCTCATCGCCGTGATGCACCGCTTTTGCGCGGCCCTGCTCGGCGCACACTGGAACCCGATCAACGTCTGTTTCACTCATGACGCGCCGGCGGACCTCTCGGTGCATCGGCGGATCTTCGGCTGCAAAGTGGACTTCGGTTGTGAGTTCAACGGCATCGTTTGCCCTGCCTCCAACCTCGACGCCGCCAATCCTTTGGCCAACGAGGCCATGGCCCGACATGCACAGCGCTACCTGGATTCTCTGTTGCGCGAATACGGTAACTCCGTAGCGTTCGATGTGCGCAAATCCATCTACCTGTTGCTCCCCATGGGCCGTGCGACCATTGCGCAAATTGCCCAGAGCCTGGGCATGAACGTGCGCACCCTGCAGCGCCGCCTGGGCGAAGAAGGGGCCAGTTTCAGTGAGTTGATCAGTTGCGTGCGCCGCGACCTGGTCGTTCGCTATCTGGAGAACCCGGCCTATTCGCTGGGGCGTATCGCCGACATGCTCGGCTATTCCATGCCCAACTCATTCACCCGCTGGTTCGTTTCACAGTTCAATATGCCACCCGCCACCTGGCGCAGTGAACACCGGATCGGGATGCGCAAAGACAGCTGA